In the genome of Girardinichthys multiradiatus isolate DD_20200921_A chromosome 7, DD_fGirMul_XY1, whole genome shotgun sequence, one region contains:
- the LOC124871528 gene encoding gamma-crystallin M3-like, with translation MGRIIFYEDKNFQGRSYETSSDCAELTSYLSRCNSCRVESGCFMVYERPNFMGHQMLVRRGEYPDNQRLMGMSMSDCIRSCRMIPMHRGPFRMRIYERENFSGQMKELMDDCDSIQERYRMSDCQSLHVMDGHWLLYEQPSFKGRMLYLRPGEYRSLREMGTGPMDMRIGSIRRIMESC, from the exons ATGGGCAGA ATTATCTTTTATGAGGACAAGAACTTCCAGGGTCGCTCCTATGAGACCAGCAGCGACTGTGCAGAGCTCACCTCTTACCTGAGCCGCTGCAACTCCTGCAGGGTAGAGAGTGGCTGCTTCATGGTCTATGAACGTCCAAACTTCATGGGCCACCAGATGCTGGTGAGGCGAGGAGAGTATCCTGACAACCAGCGGCTTATGGGAATGAGCATGAGTGACTGCATCCGTTCCTGTCGCATGATCCCCATG CACAGAGGTCCATTCAGAATGAGGATCTATGAGCGGGAGAACTTCAGTGGTCAGATGAAAGAGCTGATGGATGACTGTGACTCCATCCAGGAGCGTTACCGCATGTCCGACTGTCAGTCTCTTCACGTCATGGACGGCCACTGGCTGCTGTATGAACAGCCCAGCTTCAAAGGCAGGATGCTCTACCTGAGGCCTGGGGAGTACAGGAGCTTGAGAGAAATGGGAACAGGTCCCATGGATATGAGGATCGGCTCCATCAGACGTATCATGGAATCCTGTTAG